In Astatotilapia calliptera chromosome 20, fAstCal1.2, whole genome shotgun sequence, one genomic interval encodes:
- the rarga gene encoding retinoic acid receptor gamma-A isoform X2, with translation MFDCMEALGMGPRQLYDVTSRGACMLRKANPFFAGLDPFAWTSTASVQSVETQSNSSEEMVPSSPSPPPPPRVYKPCFVCQDKSSGYHYGVSSCEGCKGFFRRSIQKNMVYTCHRDKNCQINKVTRNRCQYCRLQKCFEVGMSKEAVRNDRNKKKKDVKEEVVLPESYELSGELEELVNKVSKAHQETFPSLCQLGKYTTNSSSDHRVQLDLGLWDKFSELSTKCIIKIVEFAKRLPGFTSLTIADQITLLKSACLDILMLRICTRYTPEQDTMTFSDGLTLNRTQMHNAGFGPLTDLVFAFAGQLLPLEMDDTETGLLSAICLICGDRMDLEEPQKVDKLQEPLLEALKIYARRRRPNKPHMFPRMLMKITDLRGISTKGAERAITLKMEIPGPMPPLIREMLENPEAFDDQTESNESPPPPPPPPPPPAPPALVLKQEAEDEDDSWATENGSEPSPEEEDEDDDDDVGDEDRDRGSDSDGEPWVF, from the exons ATGTTCGACTGTATGGAGGCTCTGGGAATGGGCCCCCGTCAGCTCTATGATGTCACCAGCCGTGGTGCATGCATGCTGCGGAAAGCGAACCCCTTTTTTGCCGGGTTGGACCCCTTTGCTTGGACGAGCACTGCCAGTGTTCAAT CGGTggagacccagagcaacagctCAGAGGAGATGGTACCCAGTTCTCCGTCTCCACCTCCCCCACCTCGAGTCTACAAGCCCTGCTTTGTGTGCCAGGACAAGTCCTCCGGGTACCACTACGGGGTCAGCTCATGTGAAGGCTGCAAG GGTTTCTTCCGTCGCAGTATCCAGAAGAACATGGTGTACACTTGCCACCGAGACAAAAACTGTCAGATCAACAAGGTCACACGCAACCGTTGTCAGTACTGCAGGCTGCAGAAGTGCTTCGAGGTCGGCATGTCCAAGGAAG CGGTGCGCAATGacagaaacaagaagaagaaagatgtGAAGGAGGAGGTTGTTCTTCCGGAGAGCTATGAGCTAAGTGGAGAGCTAGAGGAACTAGTCAATAAAGTCAGCAAAGCTCACCAAGAAACTTTCCCATCACTTTGCCAGCTGGGCAAATACACCACC aACTCCAGCTCGGACCATCGAGTCCAGCTCGATCTAGGGCTATGGGACAAGTTTAGTGAGCTTTCCACCAAATGCATCATCAAGATAGTAGAATTTGCCAAGCGGCTGCCGGGTTTCACCAGCCTCACCATCGCTGACCAAATCACTCTGCTTAAGTCCGCCTGCCTGGACATACTG ATGCTGAGAATCTGCACACGCTACACTCCAGAACAGGACACTATGACGTTCTCAGATGGCCTGACTCTGAACCGGACTCAGATGCACAATGCGGGCTTTGGGCCGCTTACAGACCTGGTTTTTGCCTTTGCAGGCCAACTTCTACCCCTGGAGATGGATGATACAGAAACCGGTCTCCTCAGCGCCATCTGCCTCATCTGTGGAG ACCGCATGGATTTAGAAGAGCCCCAGAAAGTGGATAAGCTACAGGAGCCTCTGCTTGAGGCTTTGAAGATCTATGCCCGTCGTCGCCGCCCCAACAAACCCCACATGTTCCCACGCATGCTGATGAAGATCACTGATCTCAGGGGCATCAGTACGAAGG GTGCAGAGAGAGCTATCACTCTGAAGATGGAGATCCCAGGGCCGATGCCTCCTTTGATCAGGGAAATGCTCGAGAATCCGGAGGCCTTCGACGACCAAACAGAGAGCAATGAGAGCCCGCCGCCTCCACCACCGCCCCCACCACCACCCGCGCCTCCAGCCCTGGTTCTAAAGCAGGAGGCTGAGGATGAGGACGACAGCTGGGCCACCGAAAACGGCAGCGAGCCATCACCGGAAGAGGAGGACGAAGACGACGACGACGATGTGGGAGATGAAGATCGAGACAGGGGCTCGGACAGTGACGGGGAGCCCTGGGTGTTTTAA